In one Brevibacterium sp. CBA3109 genomic region, the following are encoded:
- a CDS encoding sensor histidine kinase: protein MAEKPASLRPTRGDVYLVLALAGASMVFAILYNTTAYWPFKGPLWLICLASVLVTVPLLYRRRYPSQVAWIQATIFVTAQFLAIMEPGVTQIILFMGLYSVGAWQSNRRAAFVSRLLLCVGIFVYLLISMALQFEAIGDMTVLQFAAGSAVSFLINVAFFGGAWLFGNRAWNQRRLMDELRTANAEVRCQEQKLTRQALDLERVRIARELHDGIAHHITGVGIHAAAARRSLEKNPDKARESLKTIESSTRETVDELRALVYTLRDTDDLSTAEHNAKGNPSLGDIPELIDVSRRSGQRIEVLTIGQPRPLTPITEMSIYRVIQESLTNCRRYAGSYAEVEVRLRYGASELEIEISDSRSPGPPRKEPQFDPEPSADSAPEPALESDDERSGDVRTPKHTGLGLGIVGMRERMSALGGTLDAGPKSRGGWLVRAQIPYPQNITDSESAALPGADADADSSTAPTASTTPSTTASSTTESTAKA from the coding sequence ATGGCAGAGAAACCGGCATCGCTGAGACCCACGCGCGGCGATGTGTATCTGGTGCTCGCGCTGGCCGGGGCTTCGATGGTCTTTGCAATCCTGTACAACACGACGGCCTACTGGCCCTTCAAGGGTCCGCTGTGGCTGATCTGCCTGGCATCCGTGCTTGTCACCGTGCCGCTGCTCTACCGACGACGCTATCCCAGCCAAGTCGCCTGGATTCAGGCCACTATCTTCGTCACTGCGCAGTTCTTGGCCATCATGGAGCCCGGGGTCACTCAGATCATCTTGTTCATGGGCCTCTATTCGGTCGGCGCGTGGCAGAGCAATCGCAGAGCGGCATTCGTCTCTCGTCTTCTACTGTGCGTGGGGATCTTCGTCTACCTGCTCATATCGATGGCCCTGCAGTTCGAGGCGATCGGAGACATGACCGTCCTGCAGTTCGCGGCGGGTTCGGCAGTCTCCTTCCTCATCAACGTGGCATTCTTCGGCGGCGCCTGGCTCTTCGGCAACCGCGCCTGGAACCAACGCCGGCTCATGGACGAGCTGCGCACCGCCAACGCCGAGGTCCGCTGCCAGGAACAGAAGCTGACCCGGCAGGCACTCGACCTCGAGCGGGTGCGCATCGCCCGCGAACTCCATGACGGCATCGCCCACCACATCACCGGCGTCGGCATCCATGCTGCCGCCGCCCGGCGCAGTCTTGAGAAGAATCCCGACAAGGCACGAGAGTCGCTGAAAACCATAGAATCCTCGACCCGAGAAACCGTCGACGAACTGCGCGCTCTCGTCTACACGCTTCGGGACACCGACGACTTGAGCACTGCCGAGCACAATGCAAAGGGCAACCCCAGCCTCGGCGACATTCCCGAACTCATCGATGTCTCACGTCGATCGGGGCAGCGGATCGAAGTCCTCACAATCGGCCAGCCGCGCCCGCTGACACCGATTACGGAGATGTCGATCTACCGCGTGATCCAGGAATCCCTGACCAACTGTCGACGCTATGCGGGCTCGTACGCCGAGGTGGAGGTGCGTCTGCGTTACGGGGCGTCCGAACTCGAGATCGAGATCAGTGACTCCCGATCCCCCGGACCGCCTCGCAAGGAACCGCAGTTTGATCCCGAACCTTCAGCCGACTCAGCACCCGAGCCGGCCCTCGAGTCAGATGACGAGCGTTCTGGGGACGTTCGAACCCCGAAACACACTGGCCTGGGCCTGGGAATCGTCGGCATGCGCGAACGGATGAGCGCCTTGGGCGGTACCCTCGACGCCGGCCCGAAATCCCGTGGCGGATGGCTCGTTCGGGCACAGATTCCATACCCTCAGAACATCACAGACTCGGAGAGTGCCGCTCTCCCCGGCGCTGACGCCGATGCCGACAGCAGTACCGCTCCGACTGCATCCACCACGCCAAGCACCACCGCTTCCTCCACCACCGAGTCCACAGCAAAGGCCTGA
- a CDS encoding response regulator has product MIRVLLVDDQSMVRTGFRTILESEDGITVVGEAENGQVAIDRALDLAPDVICMDVQMPVMDGLEATAEIVRRGAAGAVLMLTTFDRDDFLFQALAAGASGFLLKTAEAEQLIEAVTALAGGDGLLSPEVTRRVIERSVRSPETTTATAPALELLTDRELEVLHLVAAGLSNAEIAGTLFVGEATVKTHVSNLLTKLDIRDRIHVVIFAYENGIVEK; this is encoded by the coding sequence GTGATCCGAGTCCTCCTCGTCGACGACCAGTCGATGGTCCGCACCGGCTTTCGCACGATTCTCGAAAGCGAGGACGGCATCACCGTCGTCGGTGAGGCGGAGAACGGACAGGTCGCGATCGACCGTGCGCTCGATCTCGCCCCCGACGTCATCTGCATGGACGTTCAGATGCCCGTCATGGACGGACTCGAGGCCACTGCAGAGATCGTTCGCCGAGGTGCGGCCGGAGCGGTCCTCATGCTCACCACCTTCGACCGTGACGACTTCCTGTTCCAAGCGCTGGCAGCGGGCGCCAGCGGGTTCCTGCTCAAGACTGCCGAGGCGGAGCAGCTCATCGAGGCGGTCACCGCACTGGCGGGCGGCGACGGACTCCTCTCCCCCGAGGTGACCCGACGCGTCATCGAACGCTCCGTCCGCAGTCCCGAGACCACGACAGCCACAGCCCCCGCGCTCGAACTCCTCACCGACCGAGAACTCGAAGTCCTCCACCTCGTTGCAGCCGGGCTGAGCAATGCCGAGATCGCGGGCACGCTCTTCGTCGGCGAGGCCACCGTGAAGACTCATGTCTCCAATCTGCTGACTAAGCTCGACATCCGCGACCGCATCCACGTCGTCATCTTCGCCTACGAGAATGGGATCGTCGAGAAGTGA